Proteins encoded together in one Mycolicibacter minnesotensis window:
- a CDS encoding Gfo/Idh/MocA family protein — translation MSGITRTLRIGVLGAARITPDALLKPAAANPEVVVSAVAARDAERARAFAAKHGIDRVHTSYDALIADPDLDAVYIPLPNHLHGSWTRAALAAGKHVLCEKPFTANAAEAREIAAAAAATDRVVMEAFHYRYHPMTARIEEIIASGELGELRQVDAALSFPLPRFSDIRYDYALAGGALMDAGCYAVHMARTFGGATPEVVSARAKLRDPLVDRAMTAQLRFPAGHTGTIRCSLWSSNLLQVSARVIGERGELRALNPLMPQYFHRLQIRAGGGRRVERFTHRASYAYQLDAFADAVLRGVPVRTTPQDAIENMTVIDAIYRAAGLPLREPVQRC, via the coding sequence ATGAGTGGGATCACGAGGACGCTGCGGATCGGCGTGCTCGGCGCGGCACGGATCACCCCGGATGCCCTGCTCAAACCTGCCGCCGCCAATCCCGAGGTGGTGGTGAGTGCCGTAGCGGCCCGCGATGCCGAGCGCGCCCGGGCCTTCGCCGCCAAGCACGGCATCGACCGGGTGCACACCAGCTACGACGCGCTCATCGCCGACCCGGATCTCGACGCCGTCTACATTCCGCTGCCGAACCACCTGCACGGCAGCTGGACCCGTGCTGCGCTGGCTGCCGGCAAGCATGTGCTCTGCGAGAAGCCGTTCACCGCGAATGCCGCCGAAGCGCGCGAGATCGCCGCGGCGGCCGCCGCTACCGATCGGGTGGTGATGGAGGCGTTTCATTACCGCTATCACCCGATGACCGCGCGCATCGAAGAGATCATCGCCTCGGGCGAGCTCGGGGAGCTGCGCCAGGTGGACGCCGCACTCAGTTTCCCGCTGCCGCGGTTTTCCGACATCCGCTACGACTACGCACTGGCGGGTGGGGCCCTGATGGATGCCGGCTGCTATGCGGTGCACATGGCGCGTACCTTCGGCGGGGCCACCCCGGAAGTCGTTTCCGCGCGCGCAAAACTGCGCGATCCGCTCGTGGACCGGGCGATGACGGCACAGCTGCGATTTCCCGCCGGACACACCGGGACCATCCGCTGCTCGTTGTGGTCGTCCAACCTGCTGCAGGTCAGTGCCCGTGTGATCGGCGAGCGCGGCGAACTGCGGGCGCTCAATCCGTTGATGCCGCAGTACTTCCACCGGTTGCAGATCCGCGCGGGCGGCGGCAGGCGAGTCGAGCGGTTCACCCACCGGGCGTCCTATGCCTACCAGCTCGACGCGTTCGCCGATGCGGTGTTGCGCGGCGTGCCGGTGCGCACCACGCCGCAGGACGCGATCGAGAACATGACCGTGATCGACGCGATCTATCGGGCGGCTGGACTCCCGCTGCGCGAGCCGGTCCAGCGCTGCTGA
- a CDS encoding NADH-quinone oxidoreductase subunit M, which translates to MNTNGVPLLSLLWLVPLIGAGLVIVLPAGRAGLAKCAGLLASFVTLAVAIVVTVEFDTTPVAAPYQFVESHRWIPAFGASYTLGVDGIAVILALLTAGLVPLLMLAGWNDGEGVRGADADDPLRPAPPRLRSSGRGPHAFTALILTVEAMVLISLVSLDVLLFYVFFEAMLIPMYFMIGGFSNGAKRSQAALKFLLYNLFGGLIMLAAVIGVYVVSSGEGTSGGTFDFRELVSMFSPATTTVDPGVLKLLFAGFMFAFAVKAPLWPLHRWLPDAAVESTPATAVLMMAVMDKVGTFGMLRYCLQLFPDASTYFRPTIIVLAVIGVVYGAMVAIGQRDMMRLIAYTSISHFGFIILGIFVMTSQGQSGSTLYMLNHGLSTAALFLIAGFLVARRNGARAISDYGGVQKVAPVMAGTFMVASMATLSLPGLAPFISEFLVLVGTFNRYWVAAAVGSTALVLSSIYMLWLYQRVMTGPVTHENEGIRDLVPRELLVVAPLIALLLFLGFYPKPALDIINPGVAHTLTTIGQTDPAPLTAEGAH; encoded by the coding sequence GTGAACACCAACGGGGTGCCCTTGCTGAGCCTGTTGTGGCTGGTACCACTGATCGGCGCCGGACTTGTCATCGTGTTGCCTGCCGGGCGGGCGGGCCTGGCGAAGTGCGCCGGCCTACTGGCGAGCTTTGTCACGCTGGCGGTGGCCATCGTGGTCACCGTCGAGTTCGACACCACCCCGGTAGCCGCGCCGTATCAGTTCGTGGAATCCCACCGCTGGATACCGGCATTCGGGGCGAGCTACACACTCGGCGTGGACGGAATCGCGGTGATCCTGGCGCTACTGACAGCCGGCCTGGTACCACTGCTCATGCTCGCCGGCTGGAATGACGGCGAAGGGGTACGCGGTGCCGATGCTGACGACCCGCTGCGCCCGGCTCCGCCGCGCTTGCGATCGTCAGGACGCGGCCCGCACGCCTTCACGGCACTGATTCTGACCGTCGAGGCGATGGTCCTGATCTCGCTGGTCTCCCTCGACGTGCTGCTGTTCTACGTGTTCTTCGAGGCGATGCTGATCCCGATGTACTTCATGATCGGCGGATTCAGCAACGGGGCCAAGCGGTCACAAGCCGCCCTGAAATTCCTGCTGTACAACCTGTTCGGCGGCCTCATCATGCTGGCCGCGGTAATCGGGGTGTACGTGGTGAGCTCCGGCGAAGGGACCTCCGGGGGCACGTTCGACTTCCGCGAACTGGTCTCGATGTTCTCCCCGGCGACCACCACCGTTGACCCGGGTGTCCTCAAACTGCTGTTCGCCGGTTTCATGTTCGCCTTCGCGGTCAAGGCCCCGCTGTGGCCACTGCACCGCTGGTTGCCCGACGCCGCGGTGGAATCCACCCCTGCGACCGCCGTGCTGATGATGGCGGTGATGGACAAGGTGGGCACCTTCGGGATGCTGCGCTACTGCCTGCAGCTGTTCCCCGATGCCTCAACCTACTTCCGGCCGACCATCATCGTGCTGGCCGTCATCGGCGTGGTCTACGGCGCGATGGTGGCGATCGGCCAGCGCGACATGATGCGACTGATCGCCTACACGTCGATCTCGCACTTCGGATTCATCATTCTGGGGATCTTCGTAATGACCAGCCAGGGGCAGAGCGGCTCCACGCTGTACATGCTCAACCACGGACTGTCCACCGCGGCACTGTTCCTGATCGCCGGGTTCCTGGTCGCCCGCCGCAACGGCGCCCGAGCGATCTCCGACTACGGCGGCGTGCAGAAGGTGGCACCGGTGATGGCCGGCACCTTCATGGTTGCCTCCATGGCCACGCTGTCGCTACCCGGACTGGCCCCGTTCATCAGTGAATTCCTGGTCCTGGTAGGCACATTCAACCGCTATTGGGTTGCGGCGGCCGTCGGCTCCACGGCACTGGTGCTGTCCTCGATCTACATGCTGTGGCTGTATCAACGGGTCATGACCGGCCCGGTCACGCACGAGAATGAAGGCATCCGCGATCTGGTGCCGCGCGAGCTCCTTGTGGTCGCGCCGTTGATCGCACTGCTGCTGTTCCTCGGTTTCTACCCCAAACCCGCGCTGGACATCATCAATCCGGGCGTTGCGCACACCTTGACCACCATCGGTCAAACCGACCCGGCACCGCTGACAGCTGAGGGGGCGCACTGA
- a CDS encoding TetR/AcrR family transcriptional regulator has protein sequence MKAEPSPVDKGSGAGRPRDPRIDAAILQAAVELVVEVGYTNLSLAAVAERAGTTKTALYRRWPSKAELVHEAIFSVPPSAVTAPPGDAAGDLRAMMTGARDAFTNPVVRAALPGLIADMATNAELTARVLERFQGLFEVMRRWVADSVSRGDARPGVDPDRLVELIGGAALLAMMLRPGDDLDDGWVQRTADIIAHGVTA, from the coding sequence ATGAAAGCAGAACCTTCGCCGGTTGACAAGGGGTCTGGAGCCGGACGGCCCCGCGACCCTCGCATCGACGCTGCCATATTGCAGGCCGCCGTGGAACTGGTTGTCGAAGTTGGATATACGAATCTGAGCCTGGCCGCGGTTGCCGAGCGTGCCGGAACGACCAAGACCGCGCTGTACCGGCGGTGGCCCAGTAAGGCCGAGCTGGTGCACGAGGCGATCTTCTCGGTGCCGCCCAGTGCGGTCACCGCCCCGCCGGGCGACGCAGCCGGCGATCTGCGGGCGATGATGACCGGTGCGCGCGACGCCTTCACCAACCCGGTGGTACGGGCGGCGCTGCCCGGGCTGATCGCCGATATGGCGACCAACGCGGAGCTGACCGCACGCGTGCTGGAGCGTTTCCAGGGCTTGTTCGAGGTGATGCGCCGGTGGGTGGCGGACTCGGTGAGTCGCGGCGATGCGCGGCCCGGCGTGGATCCCGACCGGCTGGTCGAATTGATCGGCGGCGCGGCACTATTGGCCATGATGTTGCGGCCCGGCGACGACCTCGATGATGGCTGGGTGCAACGAACCGCCGACATCATTGCTCACGGCGTCACGGCCTAG
- a CDS encoding flavin reductase family protein, which produces MPVAPGGYTPDMPEEYFDQLVAKLNYSMFVVTTAADGHAAGCLVGFATQTSIDPPRFLVGVSKRNHTFAVAAQSEHLAVHVLARRDVELARLFGSQTGDDVDKFAHCSWHSGPAGMPILDDAAGWFAGKILRRIDLGDHLGHFMEPVAGQAPPRDVDLLSFADVKDLEPGHQA; this is translated from the coding sequence ATGCCCGTCGCCCCGGGCGGGTACACCCCCGATATGCCCGAGGAGTATTTCGACCAACTGGTCGCCAAGCTGAACTACAGCATGTTCGTGGTGACCACGGCGGCCGACGGCCACGCCGCGGGCTGCCTGGTGGGCTTCGCGACCCAGACCAGCATCGATCCACCGAGATTTCTGGTGGGTGTGTCCAAGCGCAACCACACCTTCGCCGTGGCAGCCCAGTCCGAGCATCTGGCGGTCCACGTCCTGGCACGCCGCGATGTCGAACTGGCTCGGCTGTTCGGAAGTCAGACCGGCGACGACGTCGACAAGTTCGCGCACTGCTCCTGGCACAGTGGGCCCGCGGGGATGCCCATCCTCGACGACGCGGCCGGGTGGTTCGCCGGCAAGATCCTGCGTCGTATCGACCTGGGGGATCATCTCGGCCACTTCATGGAGCCTGTCGCCGGCCAAGCCCCTCCGCGCGACGTCGACCTGCTGTCCTTTGCCGACGTCAAGGATCTCGAGCCAGGCCACCAGGCCTGA
- a CDS encoding phosphotransferase family protein, protein MGDQPTVEKDVGRIQRSSRDVTTLPTVMSRWLTTQLPGSATPEITVESGVDTNGMSSETIMLAGRWTADGAPAEQRWVMRVAPAAEDVPVFPTYRLDHQFEVMRLVGELTDVPVPTVRWIEPTGEVLDRPFFLMDRIDGEVPPDVMPYTFGSNWFADATAEQQRTLQDATIEVLAKLHAIPDAAQTFGFLDEGSDGDTALRRHFEGVRQWYEFAVPDMGRSPLLDRTLAWLEDNWPAGAAAGDTVLCWGDSRIGNVLYRDFHPVAVLDWEMVALGPRELDVSWVIFAHLVFEELAGLAGLPGLPQVLREDDVRATYQQLTGVELGDLHWFYVYAGVMWAIVFMRTGARRVHFGEMERPDDPESLFYHAGLLKRLIGEQI, encoded by the coding sequence GTGGGCGACCAACCGACTGTGGAAAAGGATGTCGGCCGGATCCAACGTTCTAGCCGCGATGTGACCACCCTGCCCACGGTAATGTCTCGCTGGCTGACCACCCAGTTGCCAGGCTCGGCCACGCCGGAGATCACCGTAGAAAGCGGCGTCGACACCAACGGAATGTCGTCGGAGACGATCATGCTCGCCGGCCGCTGGACGGCCGACGGCGCCCCGGCCGAACAGCGCTGGGTGATGCGGGTGGCCCCTGCGGCCGAAGACGTTCCGGTGTTTCCGACCTACCGCCTCGACCACCAGTTCGAGGTCATGCGGCTCGTCGGCGAACTCACCGACGTGCCGGTGCCCACGGTGCGTTGGATCGAGCCCACCGGTGAGGTGTTGGACCGACCCTTCTTCCTGATGGACCGCATCGACGGCGAGGTGCCACCCGACGTCATGCCCTACACCTTCGGCAGCAACTGGTTCGCCGATGCGACGGCCGAGCAGCAGCGGACCCTGCAGGACGCCACCATCGAGGTGCTCGCCAAGCTGCACGCTATCCCCGACGCGGCGCAGACGTTCGGCTTCCTCGACGAGGGATCCGACGGGGACACCGCCCTGCGACGTCACTTCGAAGGCGTCCGGCAGTGGTATGAATTCGCGGTGCCCGACATGGGGCGCTCGCCGCTGTTGGACCGCACCCTGGCCTGGCTGGAGGACAACTGGCCTGCCGGCGCAGCCGCCGGCGACACGGTGCTGTGTTGGGGCGACTCCCGAATCGGAAATGTGCTCTACCGCGACTTCCACCCCGTTGCCGTGCTGGATTGGGAGATGGTGGCGTTGGGGCCTCGCGAGCTGGATGTGTCGTGGGTTATCTTCGCGCACTTGGTGTTCGAAGAACTCGCCGGGCTGGCCGGGCTGCCCGGCCTTCCGCAGGTCCTGCGCGAGGACGACGTCCGGGCCACCTACCAGCAACTGACCGGCGTCGAGCTGGGCGACCTGCACTGGTTTTACGTTTACGCCGGGGTGATGTGGGCGATCGTGTTCATGCGTACCGGAGCCCGCCGAGTCCACTTCGGGGAGATGGAGAGGCCCGATGACCCCGAATCGTTGTTCTATCACGCCGGGTTGCTGAAAAGGTTGATCGGAGAACAGATCTGA
- the nuoN gene encoding NADH-quinone oxidoreductase subunit NuoN — protein sequence MSGMPIPSVEYGLLLPLLIVFGTAVTGVLFEAFVPRRARYVMQVLLAVSGLAAAFAAVVAVGRELPAAGRIAVLGAVAVDRPALVLQGTIVLVGIMAVVFIAERNIGAGVPEGPGAATAPTAAPRHAGLDAFTPQASAVPDSVAELDAARAGVTQTEVFPLTLLAVGGMMVFLAANDLVTMFVALEVLSLPLYLLCGLARYRRLLSQEAALKYFLLGAFSSALFLFGAALLYGATATLALPEIGEQLLSHRSDPLALIGAGLVLVGLFFKVGAVPFHSWVPDVYVGAPTPITGFMAAATKVAAFGAMLRILYVALPALHDHWRPLLWLIAVLTMIVATIAAITQTEVKRMLAYSSVAHAGFVLTGVLSAIPAGISATLFYLVAYSFSTVGAFAVVNLIRNPGGEEELDMSRWAGLGRRYPVVGLLFSMFLLAFAGIPLTSGFISKFAVFKAAAEGGAAPLVVVGVVASGMAAYFYVRVIVLMFFTDSPADPPHLVLPSVWSKAAIALCAAVTVLLGILPQPLLDLVDAATQFAQ from the coding sequence ATGTCGGGCATGCCAATCCCATCCGTCGAGTACGGCCTCCTGCTACCGCTGCTGATCGTTTTCGGCACTGCGGTCACCGGTGTGCTGTTTGAGGCGTTCGTCCCGCGCCGGGCGCGCTACGTCATGCAGGTACTGCTCGCGGTCAGTGGGCTGGCCGCAGCATTCGCCGCCGTCGTGGCGGTGGGCCGAGAACTACCCGCCGCCGGGCGCATCGCCGTGCTGGGCGCCGTGGCCGTCGACCGGCCGGCGTTGGTGCTGCAAGGCACCATCGTGCTGGTCGGGATCATGGCCGTCGTGTTCATCGCCGAGCGCAACATCGGTGCAGGTGTACCAGAGGGCCCAGGTGCGGCGACCGCACCAACGGCCGCCCCCAGACACGCCGGCTTGGACGCATTCACTCCGCAGGCGTCAGCCGTGCCCGACAGCGTCGCCGAACTCGACGCGGCGCGCGCTGGCGTGACCCAGACCGAGGTGTTCCCGCTGACCCTGCTGGCAGTGGGCGGCATGATGGTGTTTCTGGCGGCCAATGACCTGGTGACCATGTTCGTGGCGCTGGAAGTGCTCTCCCTGCCGCTGTACCTGTTGTGTGGTCTGGCGCGCTACCGTCGCCTGCTCTCGCAGGAAGCCGCGCTGAAGTACTTCTTGCTGGGGGCGTTCTCCTCGGCGCTGTTCCTGTTCGGGGCCGCGCTGCTCTACGGCGCCACCGCGACGCTGGCCCTGCCCGAGATCGGCGAGCAGCTGTTGTCTCACCGCAGCGACCCGCTGGCGCTGATCGGCGCCGGGTTGGTCCTGGTGGGCCTGTTCTTCAAGGTCGGAGCGGTGCCGTTCCATTCGTGGGTTCCCGACGTCTACGTCGGGGCGCCGACTCCGATCACCGGATTCATGGCGGCCGCCACCAAGGTCGCCGCCTTCGGGGCGATGCTGCGGATCCTCTACGTGGCACTGCCTGCGCTGCATGACCATTGGCGTCCGCTGCTGTGGCTGATCGCCGTACTGACCATGATCGTGGCCACCATCGCGGCGATCACGCAGACCGAGGTCAAGCGGATGCTGGCCTATTCCTCGGTCGCCCATGCGGGCTTTGTGTTGACCGGGGTGCTGTCGGCGATCCCGGCGGGCATCTCCGCAACGTTGTTCTACCTGGTTGCCTACAGCTTCTCTACGGTAGGCGCCTTCGCCGTGGTCAATCTGATCCGCAACCCCGGCGGCGAAGAAGAGCTCGACATGTCCCGATGGGCCGGTTTGGGCCGCCGATACCCCGTTGTGGGGCTGCTCTTTTCGATGTTTCTGCTGGCTTTTGCCGGTATCCCGTTGACCAGTGGGTTCATCAGCAAGTTCGCGGTGTTCAAGGCAGCCGCCGAGGGTGGTGCGGCGCCCCTGGTGGTAGTCGGTGTGGTGGCCAGCGGCATGGCCGCCTACTTCTACGTGCGGGTCATCGTGTTGATGTTCTTCACCGACTCCCCCGCCGATCCGCCGCATCTGGTGCTTCCCAGTGTGTGGAGCAAGGCGGCGATCGCGCTGTGCGCCGCGGTCACCGTGCTGTTGGGGATCCTGCCGCAGCCGCTGCTTGACCTGGTGGATGCGGCGACACAATTCGCGCAGTAA
- a CDS encoding PIG-L deacetylase family protein, whose translation MSASTDPQPFPDDWESLLVLVPHPDDPEYGIAAAVAKWTASGKNVRYALASRGEVGIAGMDPHQAGPLREAEQRRAAAIVGVDPVDGVDFWDFPDSDIANTPALRAKIAAVINEARPDVVVAVYGAPEFAPGVPNQRDHIEFAAAVNQAWDTLAHKPRWLFQGGPGPTHVETVDGYLDVAVDALAAHEVYLSVLDPATPVREQARGVVDMTTAMHAGSRVAGFRLQRSTPA comes from the coding sequence ATGTCTGCATCGACCGATCCGCAGCCCTTTCCCGACGATTGGGAATCGTTGCTGGTGCTGGTGCCGCATCCCGACGATCCCGAATACGGCATCGCGGCGGCGGTCGCGAAGTGGACCGCCTCCGGTAAGAACGTCCGCTACGCGTTGGCCTCCCGCGGTGAGGTGGGCATCGCTGGGATGGACCCCCACCAGGCCGGGCCGCTTCGGGAAGCCGAGCAGCGGCGAGCCGCAGCGATCGTCGGGGTAGACCCGGTCGACGGAGTCGACTTCTGGGACTTCCCGGACAGCGACATCGCCAACACGCCCGCGCTGCGCGCAAAGATCGCCGCGGTGATCAACGAAGCCCGCCCCGATGTGGTGGTGGCGGTGTATGGCGCACCCGAGTTCGCCCCCGGGGTTCCCAACCAGCGTGACCACATCGAATTCGCGGCCGCGGTCAACCAAGCCTGGGACACCTTGGCGCACAAGCCGCGCTGGCTCTTCCAGGGCGGCCCGGGGCCCACCCACGTCGAAACCGTGGATGGGTATCTCGATGTCGCGGTGGACGCCCTTGCCGCCCACGAGGTCTATCTGTCGGTCCTTGATCCCGCTACGCCGGTACGTGAACAGGCGCGCGGGGTGGTCGACATGACGACCGCGATGCACGCCGGGAGCCGGGTGGCCGGATTTCGTCTGCAGCGCAGCACACCCGCATGA